The Elusimicrobiota bacterium genomic sequence ACGCGACGACATGCCCATCGGGGTCGAGGCTGTACGCCGCCTCATGGCCCCAGTCCCGCATCAATAGAGGGCTCAACTCCCGCGCCCTCGCTCAAGCGGAACTCGGTCATTCCCGGAACGTCGAGCTGGGGCTTCAGGCCCAAGACGCGCCCGTAAAAGGCCGCGCTTCTATTCTGGTCCGAGACGTATAAAATGAAATGCGCTTTCACGCCGCGTTCTCCCGACGGCTGTACCCCGCCCCGGCCAATACGGCCAGGAATGGGATTAGGGGCAGACGGTAGCGCAGGTTGCTCGCGAAAACGGAATGAAGCAAGGTGAGGTGAAAAACCCAAGCAATAAAAAATAGAAGAACAGGTTTTTCATGCATGAATCTCCAACTCCCCATCAGGGCTCCGGCAAATAAGAGCAACGAAAAGACTCCCGCTCCCCAGCGCGCCAGCGCAGAATGGGGCGGGCCGGGGCTCAAGCGCCAGAACTTGAGGGCTTTGCGCCAACAAAGCCTCAGGAACTCTCCCGGATGAGCCCCGATCCAGGCCTTGGCCTTGGCCGCGAAGTGCGCGTCCACGGCAAAGGGATCGGAAAGCCCCAGGGCCTTGGCCTCCGCCCCCATGGCGGCGGGCCTTTTGTGATGGACCTCGTCGGGGTCCACGGTCAATCCTTCGTAAAGATTCCATCCACCTTGGACCGAGACGGGGACAAAGCGCCCGTAGCGCAGGTAATTGCGCGCGGTCCAGGGGACCAGCGAGAGAGCCCAGACGACCCCGCATAGCCCGATCAGCCGCACCCAGCGCGGCTGGAAGCGGCGTAGGAAAAAAGCCGCAACAGCGAGAACCGCACCGAAAGGAAGAAGCACCCCTCGCACCACGGTGGCGAGTCCCCCGGCCAGGCCGGCCAGCGCGGCCTCGAAATCGCTCCCCTTTTGCCAAGCCTCGCTCCAGTGCAGGAAGAACCCCGTCACGAGAAAGAGAAAAAGAGTTTCCGGCATGAACCGGGCGTTAAAATACACGAGCATGGGATCAAAAGCCGTGAAGAGGCCCGCCAGCAAAGTGGCTTGCCGGTTAAAGCCGAGCCGCCTGGAGAGTCGCGAGCTTAAGGGTGCGAGGCTCGCGCCGAGACCGAACTGGACCCAGCGCGCCGCGGTAAGCCCCCAATCCCCGGCCCGCAGAAATGGGGCCAAGAAAATGGAATAGCCCGGTGGGTGCGTAAGAAAGGGCTCAGGCCCGTGGCCCAGAAAGGAGCGGGCCATGGCGATATAGACCCCGTCGTCGTATAGTCCGTCGTCGGAGTAGCCAAACAATCTTCCGGAAAAGGCCGCCCAAGCCAAACGCAGGCCCAAGGCCAGGAAAAAAAGCGCCAGCTCGTCCCGGGGAAGGCCCAGGGCCTCGTCAGGTTCGGACAAAATCGCTCCACTCCCGGCAGGCCCTCTCGTAGCTCTCGAGCGTTCCGATGTCCAGGACTCGCTCCAGGGGGAATCCGAAACACTCCCCGCTCCATTTTGGGAAAACGTCAAGACCTAGGTCCCCCCGGGCAGGCAAACGGTCCAGAAATTCCGAGCCGGCCAAATAAACTCCGGCCGCGGCCAGATCGGACTTGGGTCGGGCGGGCTTTTCCTCGAAGCGCAGCACGCGCCCACCCGGCCCCAGCTCCACGATACCGGCACTCCGAGGATCGGGAGCCTGGAACAGGCCCAAGGTGAGCTTGGAACGGCTCTCTCGATGAAACGCGGCCATGCTCGAGAGATCGTCTCCAACCACGGTATCGGCGTAGAGAATCCAATACGCGGATTCGCCCCGCACGAAGGTCTTGTTGGCGGCCAAGGTACCGGCGGAACCTAGTAGTTCCGTTTCGTGGAACAAATGGACCTTAACCGCGTAGCGGTTGGCGTCGAAGAATCCCCTCACCTGTTCGGCTTTGTAATGCGTATTGATCAGGACCTCCTCGACGCCGAGGCGTTCGAGGAAGTTCATCTGCCAATGCAGAAGAGGCCGCCCGCCCAGGGGCGCTAAGCACTTGGGCAAGGACTTGGTGACGGAGGGAAGCCTTGTCCCCAGGCCCGCGGCCAGGAGAAAGGCCCTCACTTCCAGATGCGGCGCTTCATGTTGAACACGATCTTGCTGCCGTCGGGCTCAAGGGCGATGGGGAGCTCCCGGCGGCCGTCCAACGCGGCGCGGACCGCGGCCCTCTTCATCTCCGGAACGAAAAGAAGGAAAAAGCCCCCGCCCCCGGCCCCGGTGATCTTGCCTCCCTCGGCCCCGCTGGCCTTGGCCGCGGCATAGAATTCATCGATCAAGGGATCACTGACACCCTCGGCCAAAGACTTCTTGAGGAGCCAATTCTCATCGAGGATTTTCCCCAAAACGTCCACATCTCCAGACTCCAAGGCTCGCCGCGCGCGCGCGGCCAGCGCTGCGATTCGGTCAAGGTTCGCGCTGTTAGCGCGAGCCTGGAAGCGCTCTTGCTTTAAGATGTCATGGGCGCTTCGGGTCTTGCCGGTGTAATAAAGGAGAAGACTGCTCTCGAGCTTTCTCAGGATTCTAGTGTCTGCCGCGGGACTTGCGACCTCCACGGCACCGCCTTCCCTGAAGGTGAAAAACCGTACTCCCCCGTAGGCCGCGATGTACTGATCCTGGCGGCCGATGGGCCTGCCGCAGCGCTCGAGCTCTACCTCGCAGGCCTGCCGAGCCAAGGTCTCGGCATCCACTTGGCGGCCCTGGAAGGCGTGGAAGGCGTTCAAAAGGCCCACGGTCAGGGCCGAGGAGGAGCCCAGGCCCGAGCCCTCCGACGGGATGTCGGCCAAGGTCGTGACCTCGAAGCCTCGCTCGAGGCCCGCGATTTTCATGGCCTCGCGCGCAAGCTCGTGCTGGACCTTGCCGACCGTGGAGACCCTCTCCTTGCGCCGGCCGTAATTGACGTGGATCTCGTCGTCGAAGCGCTCCTGGATGATGACGTGCACGTACTTGTCTATGGCGCAGGAAAGAACTCGCCCAGGCTTCTTGTCGCAGTAGAAAGGAATGTCCGTTCCGCCCCCGGCCAGGCTCACGCGTAAAGGCGTTTGGGAGATAATCATTTGAAAGGAATAGTCTTGCCGCCGCCCGCCGCCGAACGGCAGGCGGCCTCCAATATCTCGACCACCCGGACCCCGATCTCGGGGCCGCTCAAGGGCTGGCGCTTGGCGCGGATGGCGTCCAGGAAATCCATCGCCTCTTTCCTCAACGGCTCATCGGGCAGAAGGGCGGGGATCGAAATATCCCCGGCCCCGTAATAAAGCGTCTTTTTCCCCCGCGCCGCCGCGCCCACCCGGGTGTCCTTGCCGGGAAACACCAGTCTTACCTTCTCGAAGGGCTCCACGTCGTCGTAAAAGGCCGAGCCCTTCTCGGCGTAAACCTCGACGCGTCTGATCCTGCGGCTGGAAAGCCAGCTCACGTGGATGCGGGCCACGACCCCGCGCGTAAAGGCGATCTCGATGAAAGCCGCCTCGTCCAAGCGTTCCTGGAGGTAGCGCCGCCCCGTAGCCCGCACCGACAGCGGGCGCGACCCCGCCAAGGCCAAGGCCAAGGCCGCGTCATGGGGGGCCATGTCCCAGATCACGTCATGCTTGGGCTCCGGCGGGCCGGGATTGACCCGGACCATGTCCATGTAAAGCGGCCGGCCAAGCTTGCTCGGAACTAAAGACTCCTGCAGGACCTTCACGGCAGGGTGATAGAGGAATACGTGCCCCACCCCCAGGCAGAGCTTCTTCTGCGCGGCAAGCCGCGCAAGTTCCCGGGCCTCGGCCGAGGAATGGGCCATGGGCTTCTCTATGAAAACGTGCTTGCCCGCCTTAAGCGCGGCGCGGGCTATGGGGAAATGGGTCACCACCTCGGTGGCCACGATCACAGCGTCCACCTCGGGGTCGCGCAGAGCGGCCTCGGCGCTTTCCGAGGCCTTGAGATGGGGATAGCGCTCCAAGGCCCAGGCCCGTCGGCCGGGCTTCAAGTCGCAGAGCCACTTCACTTTGGAGCCCGGTATCTCCTGGAACACCCGGAGAAGGTTCGGCCCCCAATAGCCG encodes the following:
- a CDS encoding glycosyltransferase family 39 protein — its product is MSEPDEALGLPRDELALFFLALGLRLAWAAFSGRLFGYSDDGLYDDGVYIAMARSFLGHGPEPFLTHPPGYSIFLAPFLRAGDWGLTAARWVQFGLGASLAPLSSRLSRRLGFNRQATLLAGLFTAFDPMLVYFNARFMPETLFLFLVTGFFLHWSEAWQKGSDFEAALAGLAGGLATVVRGVLLPFGAVLAVAAFFLRRFQPRWVRLIGLCGVVWALSLVPWTARNYLRYGRFVPVSVQGGWNLYEGLTVDPDEVHHKRPAAMGAEAKALGLSDPFAVDAHFAAKAKAWIGAHPGEFLRLCWRKALKFWRLSPGPPHSALARWGAGVFSLLLFAGALMGSWRFMHEKPVLLFFIAWVFHLTLLHSVFASNLRYRLPLIPFLAVLAGAGYSRRENAA
- a CDS encoding nucleotidyltransferase family protein — translated: MRAFLLAAGLGTRLPSVTKSLPKCLAPLGGRPLLHWQMNFLERLGVEEVLINTHYKAEQVRGFFDANRYAVKVHLFHETELLGSAGTLAANKTFVRGESAYWILYADTVVGDDLSSMAAFHRESRSKLTLGLFQAPDPRSAGIVELGPGGRVLRFEEKPARPKSDLAAAGVYLAGSEFLDRLPARGDLGLDVFPKWSGECFGFPLERVLDIGTLESYERACREWSDFVRT
- a CDS encoding GHMP kinase — protein: MIISQTPLRVSLAGGGTDIPFYCDKKPGRVLSCAIDKYVHVIIQERFDDEIHVNYGRRKERVSTVGKVQHELAREAMKIAGLERGFEVTTLADIPSEGSGLGSSSALTVGLLNAFHAFQGRQVDAETLARQACEVELERCGRPIGRQDQYIAAYGGVRFFTFREGGAVEVASPAADTRILRKLESSLLLYYTGKTRSAHDILKQERFQARANSANLDRIAALAARARRALESGDVDVLGKILDENWLLKKSLAEGVSDPLIDEFYAAAKASGAEGGKITGAGGGGFFLLFVPEMKRAAVRAALDGRRELPIALEPDGSKIVFNMKRRIWK
- a CDS encoding Gfo/Idh/MocA family oxidoreductase, which produces MNGKKKHSPRTSLERREVLLAQIGCGYWGPNLLRVFQEIPGSKVKWLCDLKPGRRAWALERYPHLKASESAEAALRDPEVDAVIVATEVVTHFPIARAALKAGKHVFIEKPMAHSSAEARELARLAAQKKLCLGVGHVFLYHPAVKVLQESLVPSKLGRPLYMDMVRVNPGPPEPKHDVIWDMAPHDAALALALAGSRPLSVRATGRRYLQERLDEAAFIEIAFTRGVVARIHVSWLSSRRIRRVEVYAEKGSAFYDDVEPFEKVRLVFPGKDTRVGAAARGKKTLYYGAGDISIPALLPDEPLRKEAMDFLDAIRAKRQPLSGPEIGVRVVEILEAACRSAAGGGKTIPFK